A single region of the Hippoglossus hippoglossus isolate fHipHip1 chromosome 17, fHipHip1.pri, whole genome shotgun sequence genome encodes:
- the LOC117778662 gene encoding cAMP-dependent protein kinase inhibitor alpha-like produces MSDVEATYADFIASGRTGRRNAMHDILQSPTDPEGRELPLTLSLSQMHINAGGGEGDDPEDSQSSSSAHREAEQRNS; encoded by the exons ATGTCTGATGTTGAGGCCACGTATGCAGACTTCATTGCCTCTGGCAGGACGGGACGAAGGAACGCCATGCATGACATCCTACAGAGTCCCACCGACCCAGAGGGACGAGAGCTGCCCCTCACCCTGTCACTGTCCCAGATGCACATCAACgcaggagggggag AAGGAGACGACCCGGAGGACAGCCAGAGCTCCTCCTCAGCACATCGGGAGGCTGAGCAGAGGAACAGCTAA